In Oryzihumus leptocrescens, the following are encoded in one genomic region:
- a CDS encoding MerR family transcriptional regulator, with the protein MTAPAPDGDRGVYGISVAAELVGMGPQTLRLYEARGLLEPQRTAGGTRRYSSNDLDRLRRIGDLLGAGLNLAGIVMVLDLERENARLRKEQEDPSRARRPVRRGRSG; encoded by the coding sequence ATGACAGCGCCCGCTCCCGACGGCGACCGCGGCGTATACGGCATCTCGGTGGCCGCCGAACTTGTCGGCATGGGTCCGCAGACCCTTCGCCTGTACGAGGCCCGCGGTCTCCTCGAACCCCAGCGCACCGCAGGAGGCACCCGCCGGTACAGCTCGAACGACCTGGACCGGTTGCGCCGAATCGGCGACCTGCTCGGGGCCGGTCTCAACCTCGCCGGCATCGTCATGGTCTTGGACCTGGAGCGCGAAAACGCCCGGCTGCGCAAAGAACAGGAGGATCCCTCAAGAGCCCGCAGGCCTGTACGGAGGGGACGGTCCGGCTAG
- a CDS encoding Hsp20/alpha crystallin family protein, whose amino-acid sequence MLMRTDPFRELDRLTQEVFGPNGTLARPTAMLMDAWRDGDLFHVEFDLPGVSEDSIDIDVERNVVTVKAERPARASDAELLAAERPRGVFSRQLVLGDNLDTERIEASYDSGVLALKIPVAEHAKPRKIEISSRAAGRQAITA is encoded by the coding sequence ATGCTGATGCGCACCGACCCCTTCCGTGAGCTGGACCGATTGACCCAAGAGGTCTTCGGCCCGAACGGCACCCTGGCCCGGCCTACGGCGATGCTGATGGACGCCTGGCGGGACGGGGACCTCTTCCATGTCGAGTTCGACCTGCCCGGGGTCAGCGAGGACTCGATCGACATCGATGTGGAACGCAACGTGGTCACAGTCAAAGCCGAGCGCCCGGCGCGGGCCAGTGACGCCGAGCTGCTCGCCGCGGAACGGCCGCGGGGGGTGTTCAGCCGCCAGCTCGTGCTCGGTGACAACCTGGACACCGAGCGGATCGAGGCCAGCTACGACTCCGGGGTGCTGGCCCTGAAGATCCCGGTCGCCGAGCATGCGAAGCCGCGCAAGATCGAGATCAGCAGCAGGGCCGCGGGTCGGCAGGCGATCACCGCCTGA
- a CDS encoding J domain-containing protein has product MRLNGSDPYTILGVARNATEEQIRRAYPTLMRQNHPDTRPSGDPTLGAASNTTLERAIAAYAILGDPASRAEYDHRTSAQHPRAAPWGDPGRWGGPGMRSSSGAPDQPPIQAGPVRWHRRSG; this is encoded by the coding sequence ATGAGGCTCAACGGCAGCGACCCGTACACCATCCTGGGGGTGGCCCGGAACGCGACCGAGGAGCAGATCCGGCGCGCCTACCCCACATTGATGCGCCAGAACCATCCCGATACGCGCCCGTCAGGTGACCCGACCCTCGGGGCAGCCTCAAACACCACGCTCGAAAGGGCGATCGCCGCCTACGCGATCCTGGGCGACCCGGCCAGCCGGGCCGAGTACGACCACCGGACCAGCGCGCAACACCCCAGGGCTGCGCCCTGGGGTGACCCGGGGCGCTGGGGCGGCCCTGGGATGCGCTCGTCATCTGGCGCACCCGACCAACCGCCGATCCAGGCTGGCCCTGTGCGCTGGCACCGCCGCAGCGGATAG